Within Stigmatella aurantiaca, the genomic segment TTCGTGGACTCGGGCGTGCGGCCCCTGGCCATCCGGCCCCACCGGTCGTCGCTGGCCAGCGTGGCCTCGGACCATCTGCCCCTGGTGATGCGCTTCGAGGCCCCGGTGGTGTCCATGGCGGAAGTGCCGGCTCCCGTGCAGCTCATCGGGTAGGTGGGGGCGGAGCACAGGCCGTCCTCCGGCGGCGTTGGTTGAGTGGCCAACGCTCTGTGTCTGCTGGACACATTCGTTTGTGACGGGGTTGTCGCAGCGGGTGCATATGCCTAGGTTGGCTTCCGCCCGTGGGGACGACACGCGCGTGGTTTGGAGAACAGATGAACGTGGGCTCGGAACAGACGGACCGCGGCATTTCCGCGCTTGTCGGGCGGATGGCCGATGGGTTCAGCCGCCTGGTGTCCCAGCACCTCACGTTGGCGCGCATGGAGATGGCGGAGGATGCCAAGGCCATGGGCAAGGACGTGGCCCGCATCGCCGCGTTCGTGCCCTTCATCCTCGTGGGCTACCTCTTCGTCTGTGGCGCCCTCGCCGCGGTGCTTGCCCGGTGGTTGGGCGTGGCCGGGGCGCTGGTGACGGTGGGCGTCCTCAACCTCATTGGTGGGGGCATTGGCATTCACCGGGCCATCTCCCGTCTCCAGGGCCGGCAGGTCATGGATGACAGTGCCCAGGAACTCTCTCGCAGTGTGGCGGCGCTCGGTGGGCCCGGCACCCAGGACACCGAGGCCTCGCCCGCTGCGGCGTCTCGACCCATGTTGAAGGAAACTCCGCATGCCCAGTAATGGTCCTCCCAAGACCGAGCCTCGTAGCCCTGAAGCCCTGCGCGCCGAGATCGAGCGCACCCGGGCCGAACTGTCCACCTCCGTGACCGCGCTGCGCGAAGAGGTGGCCGCCGCCGTGGACTGGCGCGAGTGGGTGCGCACCCATCCGATGGCGGCCGTGGGCGCGGCCTTCACGCTTGGCTTCCTGCTCGGCCAGCGCCGCTGACCACTTCTTTCCACCGGACTTCAGTCCCATATTCGCAAGAAGGAGAAGGCTTCCATGGAAATCAATCCGCAGCAGATTCAGGACCGTGCCCGTGAGCTCCAGGACCGCATCGTTCCGCAGATCGACGAGGCGCGCCGCAACCTGGTG encodes:
- a CDS encoding phage holin family protein, with protein sequence MNVGSEQTDRGISALVGRMADGFSRLVSQHLTLARMEMAEDAKAMGKDVARIAAFVPFILVGYLFVCGALAAVLARWLGVAGALVTVGVLNLIGGGIGIHRAISRLQGRQVMDDSAQELSRSVAALGGPGTQDTEASPAAASRPMLKETPHAQ
- a CDS encoding DUF3618 domain-containing protein; this translates as MPSNGPPKTEPRSPEALRAEIERTRAELSTSVTALREEVAAAVDWREWVRTHPMAAVGAAFTLGFLLGQRR